One Micromonospora sp. WMMD1120 genomic region harbors:
- a CDS encoding MFS transporter encodes MTTPPGTGRSAPGPLPRSVHAGYALGSLATGAFGTVPGLLLLPYLTDTLGVAAGLAAVLVLLPKAWDVLVNPFAGRISDRTRSRWGARRPYLLVAGLALAVLFASIFAAPFGSGSAAAAYVAFAFLATATAFAFFQVPYVAMPAELTGDHAERTRLMTWRIAVLALAILVSGAVAPLVVGAGGDGLAGHRWMGLFVAALIALGALGAFLGTRSAPTGTVGESEPTLRAQLALAGAHRPFRALLICFVVQSAGVATILAGVNYFAGQILRDEESGPTVLFACFVGPALLVMPLWSRAGARLGKRAALVVASLILAVGALALVAAPLLPSVAVYLVVALLGVGYAGQQVFALAMLPDCIADETARTGRRQAGVFTGLWTAGETLGLALGPGIYGLVLQLSGYVSSETGSAAIQSDTARLGVLLGFTLIPAALIGPPILLLRQYTLGPRGGRGDDQVARGAEDHDRHEKGAITS; translated from the coding sequence ATGACGACGCCGCCGGGCACCGGCAGGTCAGCCCCGGGTCCGCTGCCCCGGTCGGTGCACGCCGGCTACGCGCTCGGCTCACTGGCGACCGGCGCGTTCGGCACCGTGCCGGGCCTGCTGCTGCTGCCCTACCTGACCGACACGCTCGGGGTGGCCGCCGGACTGGCGGCGGTGCTGGTCCTGCTGCCCAAGGCCTGGGACGTGCTGGTCAACCCGTTCGCCGGGCGGATCTCCGACCGCACCCGGTCCCGGTGGGGAGCCCGCCGGCCGTACCTGCTGGTCGCCGGCCTCGCGCTCGCGGTGCTGTTCGCCTCGATCTTCGCCGCGCCGTTCGGTAGCGGCTCGGCCGCCGCCGCGTACGTCGCCTTCGCCTTCCTGGCCACCGCCACCGCGTTCGCCTTCTTCCAGGTGCCGTACGTGGCGATGCCGGCGGAGCTGACCGGCGACCACGCCGAGCGGACCCGGTTGATGACCTGGCGGATCGCCGTGCTGGCGCTGGCCATCCTGGTCTCCGGAGCGGTCGCGCCGCTGGTGGTCGGCGCCGGTGGGGACGGGCTGGCCGGGCACCGGTGGATGGGGTTGTTCGTGGCGGCGCTGATCGCCCTGGGCGCCCTCGGCGCGTTTCTGGGCACCCGGTCCGCGCCGACCGGCACCGTGGGCGAGAGCGAGCCGACGCTGCGGGCCCAGCTCGCCCTGGCCGGCGCCCACCGCCCGTTCCGGGCCCTGTTGATCTGCTTCGTGGTCCAGTCCGCCGGGGTGGCCACGATCCTGGCCGGGGTCAACTACTTCGCCGGGCAGATCCTGCGCGACGAGGAGAGCGGTCCGACGGTGCTCTTCGCCTGCTTCGTCGGGCCGGCGCTGCTGGTGATGCCGCTCTGGAGCAGGGCCGGCGCCCGGCTGGGCAAACGGGCCGCGCTCGTCGTCGCCTCGCTGATTTTGGCCGTCGGCGCGCTCGCCCTGGTCGCCGCGCCGCTGTTGCCGTCGGTCGCGGTCTACCTGGTGGTCGCGCTGCTCGGCGTGGGCTACGCCGGGCAGCAGGTCTTCGCGCTGGCGATGCTGCCGGACTGCATCGCCGACGAGACGGCCCGCACCGGTCGTCGTCAGGCCGGCGTCTTCACCGGGCTGTGGACCGCCGGGGAGACCCTCGGTCTGGCGCTCGGGCCGGGCATCTACGGTCTGGTGCTGCAACTGTCCGGCTACGTCTCCTCGGAGACCGGGTCGGCGGCCATCCAGTCCGACACCGCCCGCCTGGGCGTCCTGCTGGGCTTCACGCTGATCCCGGCGGCGCTGATCGGGCCGCCGATCCTGCTCCTGCGCCAGTACACGCTCGGTCCGCGCGGCGGCCGGGGCGACGATCAGGTCGCACGGGGCGCGGAGGACCACGACCGTCACGAGAAGGGTGCCATCACCTCATGA